The segment TTTGGCTTTATTGGCGGTATTGATGCGCACTGCTTTGACGAAGCATATCTGCGCGAGCAGGTAAAGAAAGTCGCGCCGAAGCGTGCCAAAGAGCAACGTCCGTTCCGTCTGGCGATTATCCAGCTCGGCACCTACGACGGCACGGTGTACAACGCACGCCAGGTGGTGGACCGCATTGGCCATCTGTGTGATTACATCCTGTTTGATTCGGCCTGGCTGGGTTACGAGCAATTTATCCCGCTGATGGAAGGCTGCTCACCATTGACGCTGGAGCTGAACGAGAACGATCCGGGAATTTTCGTCACCCAGTCGGTGCATAAGCAACTGGCCGGTTTCTCGCAAACCTCTCAAATTCACAAGAAAGATAACCATCTGCGTGGGCAGAAACGTTTTTGTCCCCACAAGCGCCTGAACAATGCCTTTATGCTGCACGCCTCAACCAGCCCGTTCTACCCGTTGTTCGCCGCGCTGGATATCAACGCGCGTATGCATCAGGGCGAGGCGGGTCGTAGCATGTGGCACGAGTGCGTCACGCTGGGCATTGATGCACGTAAAGCGATTCTGGAACGCTGTGAGATGATCCTGCCATTTCTGCCGGAGCAGGTGCACGGTAAACCGTGGCAGGCAGCGGAAACGGAGGCTATCGCCGCCGATCCGGCTTACTTCAGCTTTGAACCAGGCGCGAAATGGCACGGATTTTCCGGATATGCCAGCGAGCAATATCTGGTGGATCCCTGCAAACTGTTGCTGACCACGCCGGGCATTGATGCCGCCAGCGGGGAATACACCGAGTTCGGCATTCCGGCCACCATTCTGGCGAACTACCTGCGTGAAAACGGCATCGTGCCGGAAAAATGCGACCTCAACTCGATTCTTTTCCTGCTAACGCCAGCGGAAAGCGCCGAGAAGATGGCGCATCTGGTCGCGATGCTGGAGCAGTTTGAGCAGCACGTTAAAGAGGATGCGCTTCTGGCGGAGGTACTCCCGAGCGTGTATCGCAAAAATATGGCGCGTTATCAGGGGTATACCCTGCGCCGTCTGTGCCAGGAAATGCATGATTTGTATGTCAGCTATGGCGTGAAAGATCTGCAAAAAGCCATGTTCCGCGAAGCCTGCTTCCCGCCGGTTAAGGTGAACCCGCAGGATGCGCATCAGGCATATATTCGCGGCGACGTTGAGTTAGTGCCGATTGCCAAAGCGGAAGGACGTATCGCCGCTGAGGGTGCGTTGCCTTATCCTCCGGGCGTTCTGTGCGTGGTGCCGGGCGAGGTATGGGGTGGGGCGGTGCAGCGCTATTTCCTCGCACTGGAAGAAGGTATTAACCTGCTGCCGGGATTCTCGCCGGAGTTGCAGGGGGTTTACACCGAAGAGGATGACAGCGGGCGTAAGCATTTAGTGGCGAATATGATGGTTTGATTGTGCTTGCTGTTGCCCTCATCCCGGCCTTCTCCCGCAAGCGGGAGAAGGAGATGTGCAATATGCTGAATCTTCGCCCTCTGCCGTAAGCGGGAGAAGTCTGCCCGATCTACCCCCTCTCCCGTCTTGCGGGAGAGGGTTGGGGTGAGGGAACTGACCGCACTTAATAACGGTGATAACTGCGCTGGGCGCTGTTCACCTTGTACAGATAACGACGTGATTCCGCTGATGGATGGTTGGTGGTGAGCGTCTGATATACCTGCCCCGGCGACATACCATTAATCATCGCAAACGCGCGATCTTTATCGCTGGAGAACACCCGCAATACGCTGCCCGCGCCGCCATTATAAGCGGTAATCACTGCATAACGGCGTGATACCGGGTCCTGGATTCCACCCAGATAGGTGTTCTGCAACAACGACAGATAGGCCGTACCGGCATCAATGTTGTTCTCCGGATCAAGCAGATAACTACGGCTGGGTTTACCCCATTTGCCCTTCATGCGGAACACATCAACCCCGGCGGTATGTTGCACTACCTGCATCAGTCCCAGCGCATCAGAATTACTCACCGCATAGGGGTTGAAGCTCGATTCGGTCTGCATAATTGCCAGAATCAATGACGCATCCACGCCATACTCTTCTGCGGCTTTGCGTACCATTGGCAGGTATTTGTGCGCACGCTTGTCGAGATGGTTCGGCACCATCGGGATGGTCACCGACCAGATAACATGCAAGCCAGAGGTGCGTTTTTGCAGTTTGTTCTGAATCAGGTAGTCAGCAAAGTTACCAGCACGGCCCTGCCAGCGAATGGCCTGGCCGGTGTTGTCCAGCACCTGGCCGTACAGCATTGGCTCTTTACTGATCTGAATATCGTTGGCATCTGAATAGAGATCCACATTACCCGGTTCATCACCCATCAACAGCGTGGTGATGATCGCCTGACGCAGGCTCGCCATCGGATCGGTGCCGGAAATGGTTTCAATGGTAATGCTACCGCTATCAAAGTTGATATGGCTGCGGGTGTAATAGTTGTCGCTATATTTGACGTAATCTTTGGGGCCTGCGATCAGAACCTCATTGATTCCCCAAATATTTTCAATGTTATGGGCGAACTGACCCATCAGAATGTCGAAACCGTTGGTGTCCTTAACCCACTCTTCGTGATATTGCCCTTGTTTGTGTCCGGAGCAGGAAACCAAAAGCGGTGCGATTGCCAGCAGGGCGATCAATTTTTTATTCATTGTTAATGCAAGCCTGACCTGAAAAGGGCCTCAAGGTGAGGCCCAGAAAGTTTATTTTTCCGGCGGTGTGTAACCTTCAATGTGCACATCTTTGCCTTCAAACAGGAAATTCACCATCTCCTGTTCCAGCACTTTGCGATCGCCTGGGTTCATCATGTTGAGTTTTTTCTCGTTGATCAGCATGGTCTGCTTGGTCATCCATTGCTGCCAAGCCTCTTTGGAGATTTCGTTGTAGATGCGCTTACCCAGCTCGCCAGGATAGAGCTGAAAGTCCTGACCTTCAGCGTCGCGTTGCAGATAAGTACAAAAAATAGTGCGGCTCATTACTCTTCCTCTTCGGTCACTCGCGTATGCAGTGCCAGTTGCTGGGGATGTCGCAGTTCATGCAACAGGCGCTCGACCGGCGCAGCCAGACCCACTGACGGTGGTTGCGCTAAGTTATACCAGAGACCGCCTGCTTCATCCATCAGCGACCCGGACGAAGGCCATGCCAGCCACATAGGCACAATATCCAGATGGAAATGGCTGAAAGTATGGCGGAATGCAGTGAGCTGCTGCGGTTTGGCGTGAATACTGCGTTCTGCCAGCCAGTCGGTCATCGCCTGTTCGGTGGTGAATTGCGGGAAGCAGAACAGGCCGCCCCACAGGCCCACGGGTGGGCGTTGTTCCAGCCAGACATCATCACCGTGTTGCATCATCAGAAACCAGCCACTGCGTTCGGGCAGCGTCTGCTTAGGTTTTTTGCCGGGATAGTTGGCCCAACTGGCATTGGCATATGCGACACAGCCGCTGCTAAGCGGGCAAATCTCACACTTCGGACGTGAGCGGGTACACACTAACGCGCCGAGATCCATCATCGCCTGATTAAACTGGCTGACGCCCTGTGCTGGCGTCACTTCTTCGCTCAGTTGCCATAGCCGCTTCTCGACCTCTTTTTTCCCCGGCCAGCCTGCTACGGCGTAGCAGCGCGCCAGCACACGTTTAACGTTGCCATCGAGGATGGGGAAGTGTAGTCCCAGCGACAGCGACAATATCGCCCCCGCCGTTGAGCGGCCAACACCCGGTAACGCGGCCACGTCATCAAAGTTACGCGGGAACTCACCAGCGTGCTTATCCACCACCTGCTTTGCCGCTTTGTGCAGGTTACGCGCACGGGCGTAATAGCCCAGACCGGTCCACAGATGCAGCACCTCATCCAGTGGCGCAGCCGCCAGATCGGCAACCGTGGGGAAGCGCGCCATAAAGCGTTCAAAATAGGGAATGACGGTGGCAACCTGGGTCTGCTGCAACATCACTTCGGAGAGCCATACTTTGTAGGGCGTTTTCTCCTGCTGCCAGGGCAGGGTTTTGCGACCAAAGCGCTGATACCAGTCCAGCACCTGTTGCGCGAACTGCGGCGCTTGCATCATAAGAAGGAAATTTTCCGTGGTTACTCTACACTCAGGCAGGAATTCCAGCATAGAGACATCAGGGTGTAAACCGGAAGTTTGCAAAGGCTTGCTTCTGCTATTGAACTTTGCATAATGCGCGTTTCCCTGAACACGCTAATCAACAGGCTTTGACATGATTAATGACGTCATCACCCCAGAATTTGATGAGAACGGGCGGCCATTGCGCCGTATCCGCAGTTTTGTGCGCCGCCAGGGGCGCTTAACCAAAGGGCAGCAGCTGGCACTCGATCAATACTGGCCGGAGATGGGCGTCGAGTATCAGCCGGAACCGCTGGATTTGACCGCGTTGTTCGGCCGTGATGCGCCGCTGGTGCTGGAAATTGGTTTTGGTATGGGAGCCTCGTTAGTGACGATGGCGAAAAATAACCCGCATCAGAACTTCCTCGGCATTGAAGTTCATGCGCCAGGTGTTGGTGCGTGTCTGGGTTCAGCAAAAGAAGCGGGCGTGGAAAACCTACGTGTGATGTGTCACGACGCCGTTGAAGTGCTGGAGAAGATGATTCCAGATAACTCGTTGCGCATGGTGCAGTTGTTCTTCCCGGACCCCTGGCATAAAGCGCGCCACAACAAACGTCGTATCGTTCAGGTACCGTTTGCTGAGCTGGTCATGCGTAAGCTGAAGTTGGGCGGTGTCTTCCATATGGCGACCGACTGGGAAGCCTACGCCCAGCACATGCTGGAAGTAATGAGCAGCATTCAGGGTTATCAAAACCTGTCTGCAAGTCATGATTACGTGCCGCGTCCGGAGACGCGTCCGTTAACCAAATTTGAGCAACGCGGGCAGCGACTGGGCCACGGCGTTTGGGATCTGATGTTTGAGAGGGTGAAATAAATGGCCACACAGCGCAGCCGTCGTTTACGTAAAAAATTGCATATTGATGAGTTTCAGGAACTGGGTTTCTCCGTTGCCTGGCGTTTTGCCGAAGGTACCAGCGAGGAGCAAATTGACAGCACGTTGGATGCTTTCATCAATGAAGTGATTGATCCAAATGGTCTGGCTTACGATGGTAGCGGTTACCTGGTCTGGGAAGGGTTGGTGTGCCTGCAACAAACTGGCAAGTGCACCGATGAGCATCGTGAACTGGTTCGCAAATGGTTACAGGATCGTGGCCTGACAGACGTGCAGGTGACTGAACTCTTTGATGTGTGGTGGGACTAAGAATCCTGTAGACGGTACTTATTGGTACACCCCGTAGCGGCGCGATAAATCGCGCCGCTACGGTTCCGCAAATGGACGCAGGAGATTTCATGGTTCGTAAAGCGCTTCTCGCCGCGTTATTGCTGGCGGCGACACAGGCTCAGGCTGCTTATGAATGCAGCGTTAAGCCACAAGATGATGTGATTATTAAGCCGCAGAGCGTGCAGGTGGTGGGAGAGAACGGCAACCTCGAAATCTCGCCGCAGGGTGACGTGCAGTTCAATGGTCAGAAAGTTAGCGTTGATAACGCGACGCGCCAGAAAGCGATCAACTATCAAAATGCGTTGCGCCGTGACTTGCCCTGGATTGATCAAGGTGCCAGCACGCGACTGGAGCGTAGCCGCGTTGCGTTGGATCAGGTGATTGTCGAGAAGCTGGGGCCAAACAGCAACGTGCGTAATCGTCTTACTAAGCTGGATGGTCAGCTGAAGCAGCAGATGAACCGCATTATCGAACATCGCAATGATGGTCTGACTTTCCATCATCAGGCCATTGATCAGGTGCGTGCCGACGGTGAAAAGCTGGTGCAAAGCACTATGGGCGGCATCTTACAGGACAGCCTGAACGAGATGGGTAGCCAGCAGACAGGTGGCGGCAATAACCCATTGCAGGCGCTGATGGGCAATCTTGGTGGTTTACAACAGTCGATTCAAACCGAGTGGAACAAGCAGGAGCAGGATTTCCAGAATTTTGGCCATGAAGTATGTAATCGTGTGACGGATCTGGAAGGGCAGCGTAAAGGCCTGGTACAAGGTTTTAAAGGTTAATTTCGTAGCGGCGCGATTTATCGCACGGTTTTTTCCGACACTGCGCGATAAATCGCGCCGCTACTTTTCAGTGATAAGTTTTATTCGCCTTTCACTTCTTTTGCCACGGCCTTATTGCTGGTGGCAAAGTTATAAATAACCAGCAGAGCGAAAATCCCGGTAATCACCATAGTGATGGTGCCCTTGTCCATATATCGGGCCATATTGCCGAGGATGATCCCGGTGACACCAAAGTCGGTATCCGAGAAGGTGGTGTTGGTTAATCCCAACGCGCCCAGTACTGGTAACAGCGCTACCGGCAGGAAGGTAATTAATACACCATGTGCGAACGCACCGAGCATTGCACCACGTTTACCTCCGGTCGCATTACCGAATACCCCGGCGGTGGCACCGCAGAAGAAGTGAGGCACTACGCCTGGCAGAATTAATACCCATTTCAGCTGGCCGAGGATAAATAATCCAACCAGACCCCCAACGAAGCTGGAAATAAAGCCAACCAGTACCGCATTCGGCGCGTAAGGGAATACAATCGGACAGTCGAGTGCCGGGCGTGCATTTGGCACCAGCTTCTCAGAGAAACCGGTAAACGCCGGGACGATTTCTGCCAGAATTAAACGAACGCCTTGCAGAATAATAAATACGCCAGCCGCGAAGGTGATCGCCTGCACGAATGAGTAGACCAGATAGTTCTGACCATGACTGAAATGGCTTTCCACATACTCTTTGCCCGCAGAAACGGACAGAATAAAATAGATAATCATCATCGTCAGGGAAATAGAGATGGTGCTGTCACGCAAAAAACTCAGGTTTTTTGGCATGTTCATCTCTTCGGTAGATTTTGAACCTTTACCGACTAATGAACCAATCCAGCCAGACAACACGTAACCCACCGTGCCGGTATGGGCTAACGCGACCTGGTCATGGCCGATGATTTTACGCATATGCGGCTGAGCCAGCGCCGGGAAAAATGCCATCAACATGCCGAGTGCCAGTGAACCGGTGTAAATAAGCTGGACACCTTCGAAGCCGGCCACCGACAGAATAATTGCCACCATACAGGCCATGTAAAATGTCACATGACCGGAAAGGTAGATATATTTCAGGCGGGTAAAGCGGGCAACCACAATATTCGCCACCATACCAAACGCCATAATCAGCGTGGTGGGCGCGCCGTATTTTTCCAGTGCAATGGAAACCATCGCTTCGTTGTTAGGGATAATTCCCTGTACATCAAATGCCTGCTTAAAGATATCACCGAGTGGCGTCAGTGAACCAACCAATACGGAGGCACCACCTGCCAGTACTAAGAAACCCAGAATCGTTTTTACCGTGCCTTTAATCACATCCGGGAACGGTTTTCTTTGCGCGACCAGACCAAATAAAGCCACCAACCCTACGAGGATTGAAGGCACTTTCAGCACGTCGACAACTACCAATAAAAGGTTTTGGATAAACATATTAACCTCAGCGGTAAGCGTTCTATTTTTTCAGGTTGCATATACCCTGGTTGCAACCTGAATTATTAAGGGTAGAGAAGGTTGAGTCAGGCTTTATTAAAATATTCGCGGATCTTTAGCTCAAGCTCTTTGATGTCAATGATGTTATTGATGATGATGACTTTGTCCTCAGGCAGGTTCGCACTGTAGGCAATGTCTTTACCCATCACAAAAACATCAGCAACATCCGGGGTAACTGAACCCAGATCGGAATGTTCGACATCCGCTGTGATTTCGATGGCTTTAAGAACTTTTTTAATGTTCATTTCCATCATAAAACTGCTTCCCAGGCCTGAGCCACAAACCGCCATAATTTTCATATAACACCTCTTGATTCGTATTCTGAATGGTTTTCTTAATTAACAGCCTTATCTGCCAGTAAAATGGCGCTCAATTCTTCTTTACTACCTGCGTTGAATAATCGCCCCATCGTCTCGTCATCGGAAAGGACTTCAGCCAGTTGCGAAATCATTTCAATATGGCTGTTACTGTCCGGTGCTGAGAACATAAAAATAGCATCAACCGGATCATTTTCATCCGCATCGAATTTAACGGCATGGCCCAGTTTGACAATCGATAACCCCAGTTTTTGCGCTCCCTGTTCAGGGCGCGCGTGGGGCATAGCGATACGTGGTGCGATAACAAAGTAGGGACCAATGTCCTCTTTTTGCTGAATGATGACATCAATATATTGCTGAGAAATGGCGCCTTCATTCAGCAGTGGGCGTCCTGCAACCTGAATTGCCTCTTTCCAGTCAGAGACATTTTCCAGGTATTGGATCTTTTCCTCATTCAGCCACTTTGACAGATTCGACATAGTTATATCCTGAATTAAAGTCGTATTCGGTGTTTACTTCAGCAGGCTACGGGCGGTCTCAAGGACATTCTCCACCGTAAAGCCAAAATGTTTGAACAGGACGTTGGCCGGTGCTGACTCACCAAATGATTTCATACCAATCACTTTCCCATCCAGACCGGTATACCGCTGCCAGAATCCTTCGATGCTGGCTTCCACCGCCAGACGTTGACGCACGTCTTTCGGTAGTACCGATTCTTTATATTGTTCGTCCTGTTGATCGAAACGCTCGGTACAGGGCAGGGAAACCACCCGCACTTTGCAGCCTTCTTCGCGCAGCACTTTAGCGGCGGCAACCACCAACTCGATTTCTGAACCGGATGAGATCAGCAACAACTCGGGCTTGCCATCACAATCGACAAGGACATAACCACCACGGGAAATATCCGCCACCTGGGCCGCCGAACGCGGTTGCTGCTCAAGCGGTTGTCGGGTAAGGACCAGCGCGGTTGGTCCGTTTTGGCGTTCAATCGCCTGACGCCATGCCACCGCGACCTCAACCTGGTCGCAGCCACGCCAGGTTTCCATATTGGGTGTCAGTCGCAGCGAAGCTAATTGTTCCACCGGTTGGTGGGTTGGGCCATCTTCGCCCAAACCGATGGTGTCGTGGCTATAGACGAAGACCGAACGGATTTTCATCAGCGCCGCCATACGCACCGCATTGCGTGCATACTCCATAAACATCAGGAAAGTGCCGCCGTAGGGGATAAAACCACCATGCAGCGCCAGGCCATTCATGATGGCTGACATACCGAATTCACGCACACCGTATGAGATGTAATTTCCCGCCGGGTTTTCAGCGCTGAAATCGACAGAGGTTTGCTGTCGGGTCAGGTTTGAGGGTGACAAATCCGCTGATCCACCCAGCAGTTCCGGCAGTAAATCGGCAAAATGGTTCAGGCACTTTTGGCTGACCTGACGGGTGGCAAGATTAGCTGGCGTTGCCTGCAATCCGGCGATGTAGCTGTCCATGTCCTGTGCCCAGTTGGCAGGCAGCTCACCCTGCATACGGCGGCTAAATTCCGCCGCCAGCTCCGGCCAGCGCTGTTGATAAGCGGCAAACAGGTGATCCCACTCTTGCTGGTTTTTTCCACCCTGCTCGGTTGCATCCCAGGCCTGGTAGATGGCAGCGGGAATTTCAAAGGGCGCATGCGGCCAGTTCAGAGCTTCACGCACCAACGCGACTTCTGTGCTGCCAAGGGCTGAGCCGTGGCAATCGTGGCTATTGGCTTTATTCGGTGAACCAAAACCAATGATGGTTTTGCAACATAGCAGGCTGGGTTTGTCGGTGACGGCTTTGGCTTCACGCACCGCAGCATCCACTGCCGCTGCATCATGTCCGTCGACACCTTCAATCACATGCCAGCCATAAGCGCAGAAGCGGGCGGCGGTATCTTCTGAGAACCAGCCTTCCACATGCCCATCAATCGAGATGCCATTGTCGTCCCAGACGGCAATCAGTTTGCCGAGCTGCAAAGTGCCTGCCAGGCCACATGCCTCATGGGAGATCCCTTCCATCAGGCAGCCATCGCCTAAAAACAGCCAGGTGTAATGATCGACCAGCGCGAAATCCGGTTTATTGAACTGTGCCGCCAGCCCTTTTTCGGCAATCGCCATCCCGACGGCATTTGCCACGCCCTGACCAAGTGGGCCGGTGGTGGTTTCTACGCCGGGTGTATAACCGTATTCGGGGTGCCCTGGCGTGCGGGAATGCAACTGGCGAAACTGACGGATGTCTTCAATGGTCACATCATAGCCAGTCAGATGCAGCAAGGAATAAAGCAGCATGGAGCCATGTCCGTTGGACTGAACGTAGCGATCACGGTTGAACCACTGTGGGTTTTTGGGGTTGTGGCGTAAGTGGTGACGCCATACCACTTCGGCAATATCCGCCATTCCCATTGGCGCGCCAGGATGCCCTGAATTGGCTTGCTGGATCGCATCAATGCTCAGAAATCGAATCGCATTTGCTAACTCTCTATTTACCATGAACTGATCTCGCTTTAGCGCTGTTTTATGCAGAAATCCTGACTGTCATCGCTGGGTCGGTGGTAAAAGATGTCCAGTCACTTCCCGGTGGTTGCCCTTGGTGTGGCGCCCTGTCGTGATGTGTGAAGATATTCCCACCGTCATTCTGCTTTCGGCTGGGAAGTCACAGCATCTGAATAAATAATGATAAATATCATTATCTTGATTTGATTTGTTATGCAGGTGTCCTGATTTTTATTTTATATCAATCGGGTTTTATGGTTGCCTGATTAAGTCTATACATGTTTAATGTGTCTAGTCATCTTGATGATGCACCTGGACGTGTACAGATACAATATGTAAGATTCAAATCTGGCTGGACACCCTGAGCGGGAGTGCAAATTCGTTAACTGGATCACATCCTCATACGGTCAGGCTGGTACGAAGAAAATAAACTCAGGCATACATGTGCACTGATGGCTCGCGGTTGTCGGGTCTTACACTTATCGGGAACAACGCTGATGGTCGATGGCATTACTGAGAAGCAGAAAGAGGTTGTCGATTACATCCTCCGCAAAATCAAAGAGGATGGGCTTCTGCCTGGCGAT is part of the Pantoea phytobeneficialis genome and harbors:
- the tkt gene encoding transketolase, with translation MVNRELANAIRFLSIDAIQQANSGHPGAPMGMADIAEVVWRHHLRHNPKNPQWFNRDRYVQSNGHGSMLLYSLLHLTGYDVTIEDIRQFRQLHSRTPGHPEYGYTPGVETTTGPLGQGVANAVGMAIAEKGLAAQFNKPDFALVDHYTWLFLGDGCLMEGISHEACGLAGTLQLGKLIAVWDDNGISIDGHVEGWFSEDTAARFCAYGWHVIEGVDGHDAAAVDAAVREAKAVTDKPSLLCCKTIIGFGSPNKANSHDCHGSALGSTEVALVREALNWPHAPFEIPAAIYQAWDATEQGGKNQQEWDHLFAAYQQRWPELAAEFSRRMQGELPANWAQDMDSYIAGLQATPANLATRQVSQKCLNHFADLLPELLGGSADLSPSNLTRQQTSVDFSAENPAGNYISYGVREFGMSAIMNGLALHGGFIPYGGTFLMFMEYARNAVRMAALMKIRSVFVYSHDTIGLGEDGPTHQPVEQLASLRLTPNMETWRGCDQVEVAVAWRQAIERQNGPTALVLTRQPLEQQPRSAAQVADISRGGYVLVDCDGKPELLLISSGSEIELVVAAAKVLREEGCKVRVVSLPCTERFDQQDEQYKESVLPKDVRQRLAVEASIEGFWQRYTGLDGKVIGMKSFGESAPANVLFKHFGFTVENVLETARSLLK
- the mutY gene encoding A/G-specific adenine glycosylase; its protein translation is MMQAPQFAQQVLDWYQRFGRKTLPWQQEKTPYKVWLSEVMLQQTQVATVIPYFERFMARFPTVADLAAAPLDEVLHLWTGLGYYARARNLHKAAKQVVDKHAGEFPRNFDDVAALPGVGRSTAGAILSLSLGLHFPILDGNVKRVLARCYAVAGWPGKKEVEKRLWQLSEEVTPAQGVSQFNQAMMDLGALVCTRSRPKCEICPLSSGCVAYANASWANYPGKKPKQTLPERSGWFLMMQHGDDVWLEQRPPVGLWGGLFCFPQFTTEQAMTDWLAERSIHAKPQQLTAFRHTFSHFHLDIVPMWLAWPSSGSLMDEAGGLWYNLAQPPSVGLAAPVERLLHELRHPQQLALHTRVTEEEE
- a CDS encoding PTS sugar transporter subunit IIB, which codes for MKIMAVCGSGLGSSFMMEMNIKKVLKAIEITADVEHSDLGSVTPDVADVFVMGKDIAYSANLPEDKVIIINNIIDIKELELKIREYFNKA
- a CDS encoding PTS sugar transporter subunit IIA, whose product is MSNLSKWLNEEKIQYLENVSDWKEAIQVAGRPLLNEGAISQQYIDVIIQQKEDIGPYFVIAPRIAMPHARPEQGAQKLGLSIVKLGHAVKFDADENDPVDAIFMFSAPDSNSHIEMISQLAEVLSDDETMGRLFNAGSKEELSAILLADKAVN
- a CDS encoding oxidative damage protection protein, with protein sequence MSRTIFCTYLQRDAEGQDFQLYPGELGKRIYNEISKEAWQQWMTKQTMLINEKKLNMMNPGDRKVLEQEMVNFLFEGKDVHIEGYTPPEK
- a CDS encoding PTS ascorbate transporter subunit IIC → MFIQNLLLVVVDVLKVPSILVGLVALFGLVAQRKPFPDVIKGTVKTILGFLVLAGGASVLVGSLTPLGDIFKQAFDVQGIIPNNEAMVSIALEKYGAPTTLIMAFGMVANIVVARFTRLKYIYLSGHVTFYMACMVAIILSVAGFEGVQLIYTGSLALGMLMAFFPALAQPHMRKIIGHDQVALAHTGTVGYVLSGWIGSLVGKGSKSTEEMNMPKNLSFLRDSTISISLTMMIIYFILSVSAGKEYVESHFSHGQNYLVYSFVQAITFAAGVFIILQGVRLILAEIVPAFTGFSEKLVPNARPALDCPIVFPYAPNAVLVGFISSFVGGLVGLFILGQLKWVLILPGVVPHFFCGATAGVFGNATGGKRGAMLGAFAHGVLITFLPVALLPVLGALGLTNTTFSDTDFGVTGIILGNMARYMDKGTITMVITGIFALLVIYNFATSNKAVAKEVKGE
- a CDS encoding ornithine decarboxylase, which codes for MTPLKIAASAAVAPNLSLNTMRDVVTLDNTDFTDVAAVVVSLADTRSGVLALLRHTGFNLPVFVANAFDEEVLQLPGVVAEINGAPEEWDALEEAAQAYEAELLPPFFDTLTRYVDMQNSTFACPGHQGGAFFKKHPAGRQFYEFYGENVFRSDMCNADVKLGDLLIHEGSAKDAQKYAAKVFNADKTYFVLNGTSSANKVVTNALLTRGDLVLFDRNNHKSNHHGALIQAGATPVYLEAARNPFGFIGGIDAHCFDEAYLREQVKKVAPKRAKEQRPFRLAIIQLGTYDGTVYNARQVVDRIGHLCDYILFDSAWLGYEQFIPLMEGCSPLTLELNENDPGIFVTQSVHKQLAGFSQTSQIHKKDNHLRGQKRFCPHKRLNNAFMLHASTSPFYPLFAALDINARMHQGEAGRSMWHECVTLGIDARKAILERCEMILPFLPEQVHGKPWQAAETEAIAADPAYFSFEPGAKWHGFSGYASEQYLVDPCKLLLTTPGIDAASGEYTEFGIPATILANYLRENGIVPEKCDLNSILFLLTPAESAEKMAHLVAMLEQFEQHVKEDALLAEVLPSVYRKNMARYQGYTLRRLCQEMHDLYVSYGVKDLQKAMFREACFPPVKVNPQDAHQAYIRGDVELVPIAKAEGRIAAEGALPYPPGVLCVVPGEVWGGAVQRYFLALEEGINLLPGFSPELQGVYTEEDDSGRKHLVANMMV
- a CDS encoding DUF2884 domain-containing protein is translated as MVRKALLAALLLAATQAQAAYECSVKPQDDVIIKPQSVQVVGENGNLEISPQGDVQFNGQKVSVDNATRQKAINYQNALRRDLPWIDQGASTRLERSRVALDQVIVEKLGPNSNVRNRLTKLDGQLKQQMNRIIEHRNDGLTFHHQAIDQVRADGEKLVQSTMGGILQDSLNEMGSQQTGGGNNPLQALMGNLGGLQQSIQTEWNKQEQDFQNFGHEVCNRVTDLEGQRKGLVQGFKG
- a CDS encoding YggL family protein — encoded protein: MATQRSRRLRKKLHIDEFQELGFSVAWRFAEGTSEEQIDSTLDAFINEVIDPNGLAYDGSGYLVWEGLVCLQQTGKCTDEHRELVRKWLQDRGLTDVQVTELFDVWWD
- the trmB gene encoding tRNA (guanosine(46)-N7)-methyltransferase TrmB encodes the protein MINDVITPEFDENGRPLRRIRSFVRRQGRLTKGQQLALDQYWPEMGVEYQPEPLDLTALFGRDAPLVLEIGFGMGASLVTMAKNNPHQNFLGIEVHAPGVGACLGSAKEAGVENLRVMCHDAVEVLEKMIPDNSLRMVQLFFPDPWHKARHNKRRIVQVPFAELVMRKLKLGGVFHMATDWEAYAQHMLEVMSSIQGYQNLSASHDYVPRPETRPLTKFEQRGQRLGHGVWDLMFERVK
- the mltC gene encoding membrane-bound lytic murein transglycosylase MltC, with amino-acid sequence MNKKLIALLAIAPLLVSCSGHKQGQYHEEWVKDTNGFDILMGQFAHNIENIWGINEVLIAGPKDYVKYSDNYYTRSHINFDSGSITIETISGTDPMASLRQAIITTLLMGDEPGNVDLYSDANDIQISKEPMLYGQVLDNTGQAIRWQGRAGNFADYLIQNKLQKRTSGLHVIWSVTIPMVPNHLDKRAHKYLPMVRKAAEEYGVDASLILAIMQTESSFNPYAVSNSDALGLMQVVQHTAGVDVFRMKGKWGKPSRSYLLDPENNIDAGTAYLSLLQNTYLGGIQDPVSRRYAVITAYNGGAGSVLRVFSSDKDRAFAMINGMSPGQVYQTLTTNHPSAESRRYLYKVNSAQRSYHRY